Genomic window (Bombus pascuorum chromosome 8, iyBomPasc1.1, whole genome shotgun sequence):
CCAGTCGTGGTTCCGTGGCGTTCGAAGCAGCAAATTTCGCCACGTATACGGCGTACCAGCAAAACGGGAGAAATGCTACGACAATATCAAGATCACGAAGAACGCCCACGACTCGCAATTCTGCGCAGTGAATCCCAAGTTCCTGGCCATCGTAACGGAAGTGGCTGGCGGCGGAGCATTTCTAGTCTTGCCGCTCGATCGCGTGAGTTATCTTCCTTGTTTATCGAGTTATCGATTCGCTATTCTTTCCAGACGAACTAACTTTGCCTGATAGTACGTACATCGATGAAGCTGTTTCATAATGATCGGCCGACTGTTCAATTGTATACTATCGCTCAAAAGTATCGGGTTCTTTGGAAAATTCCAAGTTACCAAATGAGCAATAATAAAGCTAGCATCCATATACGTGTCGcttgaaaaattcatagagAAATTTACATAAGAAAAGTTGAGAGGAATATGTATCTGCTGACGAAAGTATTCCAACGTCTATAGACGCCTTTTACAAACAcgtagactgcggatttttatagGAAAGAGCAAAGTTCTACAATATGCACATAACAtgaagaaatatatgaaatatccaaagtatagcGCCTTCTATAAAACACTTGGTAGATAAAACAATCTTCTACCGAGGTTCTACTTGTTTGattatatttccaaaaatgtaaatttgcataaaaatccgctgTCTAATTACAGTTACCAGTTGAATTCTCAGATTTCATTAGCGCTGTTATGATTATACTAGAAGCATAACTTTCCAAGTAAAATTTAAGACCAAgctataaatgtatataacatatatgcAGCGTACATCGATACAAATAGCGTGCATATCGAATGCTATTTAAAACAAAGTTCTTCTTGATGAATAGTCGAAGAAGTTGAAACTCATAGAGATAAAGATGCATGCGAATGATTTATTGAATAAGATTGTtcgatcgtttaattaatgacTTATTATGGTTGGatgtttcctctttttatctttcagaCTGGTAGGCTGGATTTTAACGCTAGTAGAGTGACTGGACACACTGGACCGGTTCTGGACATCAAGTGGAATCCGTTTAACGATAACATCATCGCTTCCTGTTCCGACGACTGCACTGTACGATCGTGTTCCTAGTTTTATGTACCGTTGCTTAAAATAGTTGGCGATATTTATTGATCAAAGATTACTGGTACAGTGTTAGGTATTGACTATTAGATAAAATTGTACGGACTGATAAAGAAGTAGATCATATATGTACAGTTACaatatttcttgtaaaattcAGCTTTCTACGAAGTAAGAATTTTCTAATGGAAAACGAAATCTTTGCCAACTGGTGGCCTGTCGCCGTGACAAATTACTACCATAAGCGACTGAATCATACACCGTGTGGCATCGACCTTCCGGTCTGCTATTCAGCATCTAGACGATACGATGCTTTGTTTAAAGCTAGAACTCAACACTTTGTACTACTTGCAAGATATATTGTTTCTGTTATCTATAAAAGACGACGTAAAAGATAGCAAAATAGGGTTTACTTAGTAATCTGTGTTTACGATCTTAATTCAGAAATTATCCATATCTTGTTTGTTCTGACtcttttaaattgaaattgtgaaatttcCTTTGCTTTGAGCCTTTTGCGAATCTAAATAATTACGTACAAGTATCGAATGAAAACTCTTTAggtatttcaaaaatataacgttttaatgaTTTTGTAAGCAGCCTATCTATACTTTGCGATGTTCTTCTTATTGTTAATCGTAATTTCAGATAAAACTGTGGCACATTCCTGACGGTGGTATATCACGAAATCTGACCGAGTGGCTAGTTGAGTTGCAAGGGCACAAACGTCGTGTCGCGTACATAGAATGGCATCCTGTTGCTGAGAACGTGCTTTTCAGCGCTGGCTTCGATCATCTTGTTATCGTATGGGACATAAATAAAGGAGAGGCTGTCAATATCATCGATAGGCATCCTGACGTCATTTATAGTATATCGTTGAATCGTGACGGTAGCTTGCTGGCGACAACGTGCaaggataaaaaattaagGGTTTTCGAGCCAAGATCTGGCATCGTAGTTTCTGTATGTATCCACCGATCATGTTTGTATATCTTATGATTATcgttttcttgaaatttattcaagtaaatatttctatgGATTGTCCGTTGAACAGGAAGGAGTTTGCCATGCCGGAACAAAAGCTAGCAAAGTGGTTTTCCTTGGTAGCTCTGGACGTCTTCTTACGACTGGCTTCAGTCGTCACTCCGACAGACAGTATGCCATTTGGAGTCAGCATGATTTGAACGTACCATTGATATGTGAAACTATTGATTCCTCCAGTGGAGTAGTATTTCCATATTATGATAATGACACCAACATGGTGTATCTGGCGGGAAAGGTAACAGATTATGTTCAAAAATTGTTACATTGCCAGTTACAAGTATTAAGATACCTGCTTGTtacatttattagaaaattctaacagatatttcattctatttaaacgaaacaatagatttatagtaaaataactagaaattaaaaacagtGAAATTTATACTGTAATAGCAGATGTCTTGATCCTTATGGTGGACAGTGTATACGTTgagaatgaatattttatacttttcttaTCGTAGGGTGATGGTAATATTCGATACTATGAAGTAGTAAACGAGGCACCCTGGATGCATTACCTCAGTCAATTCATCTCTGGAAATCCTCAAAGAGGATTAGGTATAATGCCAAAGAGGGGCGTAAACACAGCCATCTGCGAAGtatttagattttataaattgcacGCGACTCGAGGAATGTGCGAGCCGATATCCATGATAGTTCCTCGAAAGGTGAATGCAtagaaatgtagaaaattaaatgaaaccaGTGTAATTTGGCACGGTGTAATTACCAAATACTTTCACTTTTTAGAGCGACCAATTTCAAGAAGATCTATATCCTGACACTGTAGGTACCTGTCCAGCTTTATCAGCCAGGGATTGGATAAGTGGCATGAATAATCCACCAATTTTAATCTCTTTGAAAACCGGTATAACTATTGaacttttcaatatattttattatctttctctCCTCCGTTACTTGTTACTctattctattaattaaatgttaacaGGTGGTAGCATTACCACGCACAAACCACGAGTGTACAAACCACCGCAACTTCCACCGACAAccgatttaaataataagaagaaattcGCCTTTTTGTCTACCGAGACTGTACCAGATTACAGGCCCATCGAGTTTCACGATATGTCAGAGAAAAGCCAAAAAACTTCTAGCAATCAAAGCACCAAGTTCCAACAGTTGCAACAAAAATTCGGCAGTGTTGTGCTACAGGTAGAACTACCGTTTCTTTCAAGTCTTTATCTCCTTCATAGATTAGACTAATTAACGTgttttgcagaaaaatatcatttccGCGCCACTGAACGATAATAAGGTCTTGGAGAATGTAGACATTCCTAACAACGAGGCTGAATTAAGATTAGCATTTGCTCGTCAGACTGACGAGTTACGATTGGTACGAAGGCAGCTCACGAATAGTCAGTTACGCGTGAAAGAACTGGAAGAGCAACTTCGCAAGCTTCAGCGTcagtaaattttattgaagATCCTCAACGTATGCGCCGAGCAAACTTCCTTGTAGCTTTGTTGCTAGTTGTATGAGAAACATGGTACTTAACGAACAAATAACGCATACGTGTATTGTTCATGGCAATCTAAATGTctaagctttcgacaaaatttgcacaaaaggaaaaagaaacaaaaaataaaggCAGTGCAAAAGGATATTTAAAGGTGTCCGAAAAACTTTCagaactgaaaatatacactGGTTATATATTAGTAACATATTAATGCAGTTATGTAATTCTCTCTAGTGTATCTTGTGAACGATATACGATGCATTTTTATAGCATTTCTCGTTTCTCTATACGTTATCTTCTCTCTTTGCAATTTCTCGTGTGGCGATCTTGTACCGTTGTTAGAAGAAAACGCAGCAATGAAGCAACAATAATTTAGTCAATTTTTTTAGAACGCAGTTCGGAAACATGTTCTGCTGTAGAGAAACtgaacaaaaagaaatgaacAAATGATTGTGATTTACACTATTGCCTTCACTATACAGACGAGTTTTTGTCTATATAAAATGTTGATATTTCTCCGAGATGCAACGTCTCATGTATGCAACTTTTGCACGTTTTAGCAAGTGTACTTCCCTTTCTGTTATACGAAGTTCAATGCGTTTCTTTCGCTTGCACATCAAGGTATAAATATACACACGTTACAGCTATTATACGAATTTCTCCATCTATCCGAGGaactaatttttcatttgaagTTATACGTGCGATCATAACGAGGGAGAAAGATCAGCTTaatataaagatgtaaaacTTGGACAAAGTATTAAATGTTCAGTACATGAAGAATTGTACCTGTCTTGTGCATACGCACGTTTATCGTATGCGACTCGTTCTATATAGAATTGTCGTACATAGAGTGATAGATAAATACAGAGATATTTAGGAGTTGCGTAGAGGATATTATGGacgcaataaaaaaaaaaaaaaaaagaaaacggacATCATTCGGAGATTCGAAAAATAGCACAAGATGCAAGGACTAATTATgactaataattaaaattaagatttcCTGGAAACGAGAATCACAGAAAAAGAGATAGTTCGATGAATTTTCTGTAATACTTATTTTGTTgatttctttcaaatgaatttatgtattaatatcttGGCGATATTTACAATCGCATTTATGTCGTTTGATTTGTTTCCTATACTGAATTAACGTTTATTTCTCGATGTTAATAAtcagttatatttattaattccattATAATGGCTGTACATTAATCAATCAAC
Coding sequences:
- the LOC132909774 gene encoding coronin-2B-like isoform X1 gives rise to the protein MGYNIANWEMIRTREELVEKLGLDAADDTHTLLNNMVDVRACYKPNGKSWFRGVRSSKFRHVYGVPAKREKCYDNIKITKNAHDSQFCAVNPKFLAIVTEVAGGGAFLVLPLDRTGRLDFNASRVTGHTGPVLDIKWNPFNDNIIASCSDDCTIKLWHIPDGGISRNLTEWLVELQGHKRRVAYIEWHPVAENVLFSAGFDHLVIVWDINKGEAVNIIDRHPDVIYSISLNRDGSLLATTCKDKKLRVFEPRSGIVVSEGVCHAGTKASKVVFLGSSGRLLTTGFSRHSDRQYAIWSQHDLNVPLICETIDSSSGVVFPYYDNDTNMVYLAGKGDGNIRYYEVVNEAPWMHYLSQFISGNPQRGLGIMPKRGVNTAICEVFRFYKLHATRGMCEPISMIVPRKSDQFQEDLYPDTVGTCPALSARDWISGMNNPPILISLKTGGSITTHKPRVYKPPQLPPTTDLNNKKKFAFLSTETVPDYRPIEFHDMSEKSQKTSSNQSTKFQQLQQKFGSVVLQKNIISAPLNDNKVLENVDIPNNEAELRLAFARQTDELRLVRRQLTNSQLRVKELEEQLRKLQRQ
- the LOC132909774 gene encoding coronin-2B-like isoform X2, translating into MTNDKQSWFRGVRSSKFRHVYGVPAKREKCYDNIKITKNAHDSQFCAVNPKFLAIVTEVAGGGAFLVLPLDRTGRLDFNASRVTGHTGPVLDIKWNPFNDNIIASCSDDCTIKLWHIPDGGISRNLTEWLVELQGHKRRVAYIEWHPVAENVLFSAGFDHLVIVWDINKGEAVNIIDRHPDVIYSISLNRDGSLLATTCKDKKLRVFEPRSGIVVSEGVCHAGTKASKVVFLGSSGRLLTTGFSRHSDRQYAIWSQHDLNVPLICETIDSSSGVVFPYYDNDTNMVYLAGKGDGNIRYYEVVNEAPWMHYLSQFISGNPQRGLGIMPKRGVNTAICEVFRFYKLHATRGMCEPISMIVPRKSDQFQEDLYPDTVGTCPALSARDWISGMNNPPILISLKTGGSITTHKPRVYKPPQLPPTTDLNNKKKFAFLSTETVPDYRPIEFHDMSEKSQKTSSNQSTKFQQLQQKFGSVVLQKNIISAPLNDNKVLENVDIPNNEAELRLAFARQTDELRLVRRQLTNSQLRVKELEEQLRKLQRQ